The segment TCTAGATTTGTCCCATTCTCTCCCGTGTCGTCCTGTCCCGTCTAGACcagttcccttcccttcccttcccttcccttcccttcccttcccatcccttcccttcccttcccttcccttcccttcccttcccttcccttcccttcccttcccttcccttcccttcccttcccttcccttcccttcccttcccttcccttcccttcccttcccttcccttcccttcccttcccttcccttcccttcccttccctttcccattccctcccGTCCCGACCTGTCCCGCCAGGGTACCCACCATGGGCACCTGCCCGAACTTCTTCTCGTAGTGCGGTCCCCTCTTGCTCTTGAGCttctccagcacctcctgcagcGCCTCGATCTGCCGAGAGACCATAGAGCGCCGTCAGACCGCGCCCGCCCCGGCGGCAGCTCCCGCCCGGTCCCGGCCCCCGCCGCACCAGCTCCTTCTCCCGggaggcgccgccgccgccgggcgctCCCAGGTCGCGGGCGCGGCGCGTCGGGGTCGGTCCGTGCCCACGGGCGCTCAGCAGCAGCGCGGCCGCCACGGCGCACAGCGCCAGCGCCCGGCAGCTCTCCATGGTGctgccgccccgccgccgccgccgccgccgcctttATAGCGCCGTGCCCGCCCCGCCGTGCGTCAGCGCCCACCGCCGCCGCGCCCCGAGGGCCGGCACGGCGCGCCCGGGCTCCGCGCTCCCCCACCGACCGACCGCCCCAGCCGGCGCCCCAAAGCGCTGGCCGCCCCTGGCCCTCGGGCCGAGCAGCGGACCCATCTCTGAGGGCGACCGACGGGAAGGCGGCCAGCCCAGCCGCACCCTGCCCGCACTCCCTGCGCTCGTCCACAGCCgagggctgtgagcagggtgGGAAACTTCCCTCGTCCCTGCCGGCTGGCGTGTTGCAGGGAGAGGGTGAATACTGGACACACAGAGATGAAAGTGGAAGTCGGActtgcagagcagggaggctAGGCTTGGATCTCAACATAGGGATCTGACATGAGGGAGAGTAAACCCCGTGGAGTAGGGAAAAACACGATGTGTTGGAAGGAAGAGCCCTGAAGGAGTggggggggatggaggggagtgGTAGACAGTGA is part of the Catharus ustulatus isolate bCatUst1 chromosome Z, bCatUst1.pri.v2, whole genome shotgun sequence genome and harbors:
- the CARTPT gene encoding cocaine- and amphetamine-regulated transcript protein; the encoded protein is MESCRALALCAVAAALLLSARGHGPTPTRRARDLGAPGGGGASREKELIEALQEVLEKLKSKRGPHYEKKFGQVPMCDAGEQCAVRKGARIGKLCDCPRGTSCNSFLLKCL